One window from the genome of Thalassospira xiamenensis M-5 = DSM 17429 encodes:
- a CDS encoding thiamine pyrophosphate-binding protein, which translates to MSNTAEMRHGGRILVDQLALHGCERVYLVPGESYLAVLDGLVDHPDIEPIICRQEGGAAIMAEAHGKLTGKPGICMVTRGPGATNASAGVHVAHQDSTPMILLVGQIGREMVDREAFQEVDYRKMFEPLCKWVAQIDDINRIPEYISHAYHISTSGRPGPVVLALPEDMLSSAAAVADAKPYVPIEAKTAPEDVARFRGALADAKQPIMIVGGGGWTVETTENLKSFAKRNNVAIATSFRCQDYVPNTHSHFIGDVGIGINPELAQFIRESDLVILVGSRMGEMTSSGYSLLEIPCPKQKLIHVYAGPDELGRVYRPDIAINASQRSFIRAIAMMEPVDGSEREEQIETAHTSYLKFSTPLDTPGDVKMAHVVAQLREILPEDAIVSNGAGNYAAFLHRFFRYGKYRTELAPTSGSMGYGLPASVAAKLTHPDRPSICLAGDGCFLMHGQEFATAVQYGANIIVIVVNNGMFGTIRMHQERNYPGRVSGTQLHNPDFAAYAVAFGGHGETVTKTEDFGPAFERAMNSGKPAIIEVQVDPQALTPIKTLDQIRAGS; encoded by the coding sequence ATGTCGAATACTGCGGAAATGCGTCACGGCGGACGCATACTGGTCGATCAACTTGCCCTTCATGGCTGCGAACGGGTTTATCTTGTTCCCGGTGAGAGCTATCTGGCTGTTCTCGATGGCCTGGTCGACCATCCCGATATAGAACCAATCATCTGCCGTCAGGAAGGCGGTGCCGCCATTATGGCCGAGGCGCACGGCAAACTGACCGGAAAACCCGGCATCTGCATGGTCACGCGCGGTCCAGGTGCAACCAATGCGTCGGCGGGCGTGCATGTCGCCCATCAGGACAGCACCCCGATGATCCTTCTGGTCGGTCAGATCGGGCGTGAAATGGTTGATCGCGAAGCCTTTCAGGAAGTCGACTATCGCAAGATGTTCGAACCGCTTTGCAAGTGGGTTGCCCAGATCGACGACATCAACCGCATCCCGGAATATATCAGCCACGCCTATCATATCTCGACATCCGGTCGCCCCGGACCAGTCGTCCTTGCTCTGCCGGAAGATATGCTGTCATCTGCAGCCGCAGTTGCCGATGCCAAACCCTATGTCCCGATCGAAGCCAAAACTGCGCCCGAAGATGTCGCCCGGTTCCGCGGTGCGCTAGCAGATGCGAAACAGCCGATCATGATCGTTGGCGGTGGTGGATGGACCGTAGAAACCACCGAAAACCTTAAATCGTTTGCAAAACGAAACAATGTTGCGATCGCCACCAGTTTCCGCTGCCAGGACTATGTCCCGAACACACACAGCCATTTCATTGGCGATGTCGGCATCGGGATCAATCCGGAACTGGCGCAATTCATTCGCGAAAGCGACCTTGTGATCCTTGTCGGGTCGCGCATGGGGGAAATGACCAGTAGCGGTTACAGCCTGCTTGAAATTCCCTGCCCGAAACAGAAACTGATCCATGTTTACGCAGGCCCCGATGAATTGGGCCGTGTTTATCGCCCTGATATCGCAATCAATGCATCCCAACGATCATTCATCCGCGCCATCGCCATGATGGAACCGGTGGATGGAAGCGAACGCGAAGAACAGATTGAAACGGCCCACACTTCATATCTGAAATTCTCGACCCCGCTTGACACGCCGGGCGATGTAAAGATGGCCCATGTCGTCGCACAGCTTCGCGAAATCCTGCCCGAAGACGCAATTGTGTCCAACGGGGCTGGCAACTATGCCGCCTTCCTGCATCGATTCTTCCGGTATGGCAAATATCGCACCGAGCTCGCACCGACTTCGGGTTCGATGGGCTATGGCCTTCCAGCATCTGTAGCCGCCAAGCTGACCCACCCGGATCGCCCGTCGATCTGTCTTGCCGGTGACGGATGCTTTTTGATGCACGGCCAGGAATTCGCAACCGCGGTTCAGTACGGTGCCAACATCATCGTGATCGTGGTCAATAACGGCATGTTCGGTACCATCCGCATGCATCAGGAACGCAATTATCCCGGTCGCGTTTCAGGCACCCAGCTGCACAACCCGGATTTTGCAGCCTACGCTGTCGCTTTTGGCGGACATGGCGAAACCGTTACCAAGACCGAAGATTTCGGACCGGCTTTTGAACGCGCCATGAATTCGGGAAAACCGGCGATTATCGAGGTACAGGTTGATCCGCAGGCCTTAACCCCGATCAAGACACTGGATCAAATTCGCGCGGGCAGCTGA
- a CDS encoding 5'-methylthioadenosine/S-adenosylhomocysteine nucleosidase (Enables the cleavage of the glycosidic bond in both 5'-methylthioadenosine and S-adenosylhomocysteine), with product MHGYLHDFAGTNVLFAMAANQEYGPHLEKLFKPLMIGIGPVEAALNLSAALTELKLVSDLPDLVVTLGSAGSRTLKQAAVYQASSVSYRDMDCSALGFEKGITPYLNLPAVMELPYRIPGIAEARLSTGANVVSGVAYDAIDADMVDMETYAILRVCQKFDVPLIGLRGISDGKEELKKLSDWTAYLHVIDEKLAEAVTKLRKALEKGEITLPTGK from the coding sequence ATGCACGGATATCTTCATGATTTTGCCGGAACCAATGTGCTGTTTGCCATGGCGGCAAATCAGGAATATGGCCCTCATCTTGAAAAACTGTTCAAACCACTGATGATCGGCATCGGTCCGGTTGAGGCGGCACTTAATCTGAGCGCAGCCTTGACGGAGCTGAAATTGGTGAGCGATTTGCCCGATCTGGTGGTAACCCTTGGATCGGCAGGTTCGCGCACGCTTAAGCAGGCGGCGGTTTATCAGGCGTCATCTGTGTCTTACCGCGATATGGATTGCTCAGCACTTGGTTTTGAGAAGGGGATTACGCCCTATCTGAATCTTCCGGCAGTTATGGAATTGCCTTATCGCATTCCAGGTATCGCGGAAGCACGTTTGTCTACGGGCGCAAACGTTGTATCGGGTGTCGCTTATGACGCGATTGATGCCGATATGGTGGATATGGAAACCTATGCCATCTTGCGGGTCTGTCAGAAGTTTGACGTACCTTTGATCGGCCTGCGCGGAATTTCTGATGGCAAGGAAGAGCTTAAAAAGCTTTCGGATTGGACAGCTTATTTGCATGTCATTGACGAGAAGCTTGCAGAAGCAGTTACCAAATTGCGCAAGGCTCTTGAAAAGGGCGAGATCACCCTGCCAACTGGTAAGTGA
- a CDS encoding adenylate/guanylate cyclase domain-containing protein produces MLRTVRAKFLGVAAFFVVWLVVATGFSVIQSLGINGDLEAVSRYVTPVKDALSDVRSRQLEQISLIDRYMRVVENEGPDASLLSGIEIEIDAKQTQIEQAFRKAFTSAALGRAQASGHFDQGVLLDLDVRMREFADIAAQFNLGVERLLGRVRDGDLDDAQRQENLVRGIHRNIVLDLRSEILLLEKYSSETVENVSAREDFLIQAEFIMMLAAVVIGISLAYYLAQAVVKAVRDTTNALNSVQSGKLDTSLDFKGKGDFARLADAFNRMTRELRVRFRMRERFGKYIDPKIINNLLSQETALETSQKRVMTVSVVNLTNFDWMAEHIPPEKLVDFLNDYLTAMTEPIANHSGIIDNFVGDRVIGFWGPPFCGEKSHAGHACLAALEQVARFNALKTKYADLIGDHGLDIRVGIATGEVVVGSIGTDKSRSYTVVGDCVNYANRLEKANRIYGTQILASHETTSMAAGEIEMRDLDHVVLLGTEHVVYLYEVLAQSGQLSDERREWRKTYEMAIALYREGQFDKAQPLFEEVQEGIGSDFAAQLMLNRMERLQRREQDREWNGTWIVRDPYERRDVES; encoded by the coding sequence ATGCTAAGGACCGTTCGGGCGAAGTTCCTGGGTGTCGCGGCCTTTTTTGTCGTTTGGCTTGTGGTGGCTACCGGGTTCTCCGTCATTCAGTCGTTGGGGATCAATGGCGATCTTGAAGCGGTGTCGCGCTATGTCACGCCGGTGAAGGATGCGCTTTCCGATGTGCGTTCCCGTCAGCTTGAGCAGATTTCGCTGATCGACCGTTATATGCGTGTGGTCGAGAATGAAGGACCGGATGCATCGCTTTTGAGTGGCATCGAAATCGAAATTGATGCCAAGCAGACCCAGATCGAACAGGCTTTTCGCAAGGCGTTCACATCGGCAGCCCTTGGCCGGGCACAGGCATCAGGTCATTTTGATCAGGGCGTCTTGCTTGATCTTGATGTGCGGATGCGTGAATTTGCCGATATTGCCGCCCAGTTCAATCTGGGGGTTGAACGGCTGCTTGGCAGGGTACGCGATGGCGATCTTGACGATGCGCAACGTCAGGAAAATCTGGTGCGTGGCATTCATCGCAATATCGTGCTTGATCTGCGCAGCGAGATTTTGCTGCTGGAAAAATATTCCAGCGAAACAGTCGAAAATGTCTCAGCCCGCGAAGATTTCCTGATCCAGGCCGAATTCATCATGATGCTGGCCGCGGTGGTGATTGGCATTTCCTTGGCCTACTATCTGGCGCAGGCAGTGGTCAAAGCGGTTCGTGATACGACCAATGCGTTAAACAGCGTGCAGTCGGGAAAGCTCGATACCAGCCTTGATTTCAAGGGCAAGGGCGATTTTGCCCGTTTGGCGGATGCCTTTAACCGAATGACGCGTGAATTACGTGTCCGGTTCCGGATGCGCGAACGGTTTGGCAAATATATTGATCCAAAGATTATCAATAACCTGCTGTCGCAGGAAACCGCGCTTGAGACCTCGCAGAAGCGTGTAATGACGGTTAGCGTCGTCAACCTGACCAATTTTGACTGGATGGCGGAGCATATCCCGCCCGAGAAACTCGTCGATTTTCTGAATGATTATCTGACCGCCATGACCGAACCGATTGCCAACCACAGCGGCATTATTGATAACTTTGTCGGGGACCGGGTGATCGGTTTCTGGGGCCCGCCCTTCTGTGGGGAAAAAAGCCATGCCGGGCATGCCTGTCTGGCAGCGTTGGAGCAGGTGGCACGCTTTAATGCGCTAAAGACCAAATATGCCGACCTGATTGGCGATCACGGACTTGATATTCGCGTTGGTATTGCAACCGGCGAGGTCGTTGTCGGCTCCATCGGGACGGATAAATCACGGTCTTATACGGTGGTCGGCGACTGTGTGAACTATGCCAACCGTCTTGAAAAGGCCAACCGGATTTATGGTACGCAAATTCTGGCGTCGCATGAAACCACCAGCATGGCAGCCGGCGAAATCGAGATGCGTGATCTTGACCATGTCGTGCTGCTGGGGACCGAGCATGTGGTCTATCTCTATGAAGTGCTGGCGCAGTCCGGACAGCTGAGCGATGAACGTCGCGAGTGGCGCAAAACCTATGAGATGGCGATTGCGCTTTATCGCGAGGGCCAGTTTGATAAGGCGCAACCGCTGTTTGAGGAAGTTCAGGAGGGTATCGGCAGCGATTTTGCCGCCCAGCTCATGCTTAACCGAATGGAACGTCTGCAGCGCCGTGAACAGGACCGGGAATGGAACGGGACCTGGATCGTACGGGATCCCTATGAGCGACGTGATGTCGAAAGCTGA
- a CDS encoding alpha/beta hydrolase, with translation MTENAFMASDGASLPLQYWGPVDDPDAVILGLHGFGDYANAFDEAGTALASENIALFAYDQRGFGRTATRPFWPGTQSLINDASDMLVILRMRYPGRPIYLMGDSMGGAVAIVTAASRPQWMDGVILVAPAVWNRDMMPWYQTAPLSMISNSLPWLPLSGQGLDIWPSDNIEMLRRLSRDPYMMKSVRVDMVAGLADLMDLAHQRGGDIDIPTLLMSGQQDQVIPPGAVAAIADNMRASNSDQSTICLYRDGYHMLLRDLNGPTVIGDIGRWIKGGGTARDFSCRVN, from the coding sequence ATGACCGAAAATGCGTTTATGGCGTCTGATGGGGCATCTTTGCCGTTGCAGTATTGGGGGCCGGTTGATGATCCGGATGCGGTAATCCTTGGTCTGCATGGGTTTGGCGATTATGCGAACGCGTTTGACGAAGCCGGAACGGCGTTAGCTTCTGAAAATATTGCGCTTTTTGCCTATGATCAGCGCGGATTTGGCCGCACGGCGACACGGCCATTCTGGCCGGGAACGCAAAGCCTGATCAATGATGCATCTGATATGCTCGTCATTCTTCGCATGCGATATCCGGGGCGACCGATCTATTTGATGGGGGACTCGATGGGGGGTGCAGTTGCAATTGTGACAGCTGCGTCGCGCCCCCAATGGATGGACGGGGTTATTCTGGTCGCACCGGCAGTCTGGAACCGCGACATGATGCCATGGTATCAGACAGCGCCATTATCGATGATTTCCAATAGTTTGCCGTGGTTGCCCCTGTCGGGGCAGGGGCTTGATATATGGCCGTCTGACAATATAGAAATGCTTCGTCGTCTATCTCGTGATCCGTACATGATGAAATCGGTGCGGGTCGACATGGTTGCAGGACTGGCAGATTTGATGGATTTGGCGCATCAGCGCGGTGGAGATATCGATATTCCGACACTTTTGATGTCAGGTCAGCAGGATCAGGTTATTCCACCGGGGGCGGTTGCCGCGATTGCAGATAACATGCGGGCGTCAAATAGCGATCAAAGCACGATTTGTCTTTATCGCGACGGCTATCACATGCTGTTGCGGGACCTGAATGGGCCAACGGTGATCGGCGATATCGGACGTTGGATAAAGGGTGGCGGTACCGCGCGGGATTTTTCGTGTCGGGTCAACTGA
- a CDS encoding ABC transporter ATP-binding protein: MTAMPDYAIEVEGLTKLYKGANGEKLALDNVSLKIPRGSFFALLGPNGAGKSTFINILAGLVTKTSGTAKIWGYDIETEMRAARCSIGIVPQELNLDAFFTPRQAMELQAGLYGVPKAERRTDEILAALGLSDKADSYSRSLSGGMRRRLLVGKAMVHMPPVLVLDEPTAGVDIELRQQLWAYVKELNKAGVTIVLTTHYLEEAEELCDEIAIINKGNVIAHEDKRSLLRRIDHKTLILTVKNALNAVPEELTPWGAELKAANQIALNYRPSNTQMAEILNAIQGCGLAITDLSIEEGDLEDIFLMLTRDNDKARAGKAA, encoded by the coding sequence ATGACTGCAATGCCCGACTACGCCATCGAAGTCGAAGGGCTGACCAAGCTCTATAAGGGTGCGAACGGCGAAAAACTGGCACTGGACAATGTGTCGTTGAAAATTCCACGCGGTTCTTTCTTTGCCCTTCTTGGTCCGAATGGTGCCGGAAAGTCCACTTTTATCAATATACTGGCTGGTCTTGTCACCAAGACAAGCGGTACGGCAAAAATCTGGGGCTACGATATCGAAACCGAAATGCGTGCTGCGCGTTGTTCAATCGGGATCGTGCCGCAGGAACTTAATCTGGATGCATTTTTCACGCCGCGTCAGGCGATGGAATTGCAGGCAGGCCTGTATGGTGTCCCCAAAGCGGAACGTCGTACGGACGAGATTCTTGCCGCCCTTGGACTGTCTGACAAGGCCGATTCCTATTCCCGCTCACTTTCGGGCGGGATGCGTCGACGTCTTCTTGTCGGCAAGGCGATGGTTCATATGCCGCCGGTTCTGGTGTTGGATGAACCTACGGCCGGGGTTGATATCGAACTGCGTCAGCAGCTTTGGGCCTATGTGAAGGAACTGAACAAGGCGGGCGTTACGATTGTTCTGACCACGCATTACCTTGAAGAAGCCGAAGAGCTTTGTGACGAGATTGCGATCATCAACAAGGGCAATGTGATTGCCCATGAAGACAAGCGCAGTCTTCTGCGTCGTATCGATCATAAAACCCTGATTCTGACAGTTAAAAATGCACTCAATGCCGTACCCGAGGAACTGACCCCGTGGGGTGCTGAGCTTAAGGCCGCAAACCAGATCGCGCTGAATTACCGGCCCAGCAACACCCAGATGGCTGAAATTCTCAACGCCATTCAGGGCTGCGGTCTTGCGATTACCGACCTGTCGATCGAGGAGGGCGATCTTGAAGATATCTTCCTGATGCTGACTCGTGATAACGACAAGGCCCGTGCGGGCAAGGCGGCCTGA
- a CDS encoding zinc-finger domain-containing protein, which yields MKITEEIKVGSLNVACDGGKGHLGHPTVYLNLEEKGEVVCPYCSKKYIFDKSQAEHAAH from the coding sequence ATGAAGATCACCGAAGAAATCAAAGTCGGCAGCCTCAATGTTGCCTGTGACGGCGGCAAAGGTCACCTTGGCCATCCCACCGTTTACCTCAATCTTGAGGAAAAGGGCGAGGTGGTCTGCCCTTACTGCTCAAAGAAATATATTTTCGACAAATCCCAGGCCGAGCACGCAGCCCATTAA
- the trpB gene encoding tryptophan synthase subunit beta, which yields MTSAPTALNSYRALPDPDGHFGNFGGRFVAETLMPLILELEQAYKDARKDPAFQKELDYYLKHYVGRANPLYFAERLTEHLGGAKIYFKREDLNHTGAHKINNCIGQILLAKRMGKTRIIAETGAGQHGVATATVCARFGLPCTVYMGSKDIERQSPNVFRMRLLGAEVKPVKSGSCSLKDAMNEALRDWVTNVEDTFYIIGTAAGPHPYPELVRDFQCVIGNEAKEQILEQEGRLPDQVIAAVGGGSNAIGLFHPFLDDKDIEVVGVEAAGHGVHTGKHAASLSAGKPGVLHGNRTYLLMDDDGQIKEADSISAGLDYPGIGPEHSWLKDIGRARYEPITDKEALEAFKLCSELEGIIPALECSHAIAQIMKEAPKMGKDKIILMCLSGRGDKDIFTVAEALGVEL from the coding sequence ATGACGTCTGCACCAACCGCTCTTAACAGCTATCGTGCCCTTCCGGATCCGGACGGACATTTCGGCAATTTCGGGGGCCGCTTTGTCGCCGAGACCCTGATGCCGCTGATTCTCGAGCTTGAGCAGGCCTACAAGGATGCCAGGAAAGATCCGGCGTTTCAGAAAGAACTCGACTATTACCTGAAGCACTATGTCGGTCGCGCAAATCCGCTTTATTTCGCCGAACGCCTGACCGAACATCTTGGCGGTGCCAAGATCTATTTCAAGCGCGAGGACCTGAACCATACCGGCGCGCACAAGATCAATAACTGCATCGGTCAGATCCTTCTGGCCAAACGCATGGGCAAAACCCGCATCATCGCCGAAACCGGCGCAGGCCAGCACGGCGTTGCAACAGCGACGGTTTGCGCGCGCTTTGGTCTGCCCTGCACGGTTTATATGGGCTCGAAGGATATCGAACGTCAGTCGCCGAACGTTTTCCGCATGCGCCTGCTGGGTGCCGAAGTCAAACCAGTCAAATCCGGTTCCTGCTCGCTCAAGGATGCGATGAACGAGGCCCTTCGTGACTGGGTCACCAATGTCGAAGATACCTTCTACATCATCGGGACGGCGGCGGGTCCGCACCCCTATCCGGAACTGGTTCGCGATTTCCAATGCGTGATCGGCAACGAAGCCAAAGAACAGATTCTTGAGCAGGAAGGTCGCCTGCCCGATCAGGTAATCGCGGCCGTTGGTGGTGGATCAAACGCAATCGGTTTGTTCCACCCGTTCCTTGATGACAAGGATATCGAGGTGGTTGGTGTCGAAGCTGCCGGTCATGGCGTGCACACCGGTAAACATGCCGCCAGCCTGAGCGCTGGAAAACCGGGCGTTTTGCACGGGAATCGCACCTATCTGCTGATGGATGACGACGGACAGATCAAAGAGGCCGACTCGATTTCGGCCGGTCTTGATTATCCCGGTATTGGGCCGGAACATAGCTGGCTTAAAGATATTGGTCGTGCGCGTTACGAGCCGATCACCGACAAAGAAGCGCTGGAAGCTTTTAAACTTTGTTCGGAACTCGAAGGCATTATTCCCGCGCTGGAATGCAGTCACGCCATCGCGCAGATCATGAAAGAAGCCCCCAAAATGGGTAAAGACAAGATCATTCTCATGTGTCTGAGCGGCAGGGGCGACAAGGATATCTTTACCGTGGCCGAAGCACTGGGAGTAGAACTGTGA
- the trpA gene encoding tryptophan synthase subunit alpha produces MSDAIIGGQDRIAKRFAKLKEEGRAGLVTFITAGDPDPEASFEILKALPAAGADVIELGMPFTDPMADGPAIQEASIRALAAGMHMRKTLSLVRGFRDQDHETPIILMGYYNPIYIYGVAEFLEDARNAGVDGLIVVDLPPEEDAELCVPTVEKGLSFIRLTTPTSDDKRLSKLVQNTSGFVYYVSVAGVTGAGSATNDQIVEAMARLRRHTDLPIAVGFGIKNATQAAEVARQADAAVVGSAIVSKIAESLDENGKATDKTASMVTGLVRELADGVRNARK; encoded by the coding sequence GTGAGCGACGCAATCATCGGCGGCCAGGACCGCATCGCCAAACGTTTCGCGAAGCTCAAAGAAGAAGGTCGTGCCGGTCTGGTCACGTTCATCACCGCAGGTGATCCCGACCCGGAAGCATCGTTTGAAATCCTTAAAGCCCTGCCTGCGGCAGGTGCGGACGTCATCGAACTCGGTATGCCATTTACCGATCCGATGGCGGATGGTCCCGCCATTCAGGAAGCCTCGATACGCGCCCTGGCAGCGGGGATGCATATGCGCAAGACCCTGTCGCTGGTCCGCGGTTTCCGTGATCAGGATCATGAAACGCCAATTATTCTGATGGGGTATTACAACCCGATTTATATTTATGGCGTGGCAGAGTTTCTTGAAGATGCCCGCAATGCCGGTGTTGATGGCCTGATCGTTGTTGATCTGCCGCCCGAAGAAGACGCCGAGCTTTGCGTCCCGACCGTGGAAAAAGGGTTGTCGTTCATTCGTCTGACGACACCGACCTCTGATGACAAGCGCCTGTCGAAACTCGTTCAGAATACGTCGGGCTTTGTTTATTATGTTTCAGTTGCCGGTGTTACCGGTGCCGGTTCAGCAACCAATGACCAGATTGTTGAAGCGATGGCGCGTCTGCGTCGCCACACGGATCTTCCGATTGCAGTTGGCTTTGGCATCAAGAACGCGACCCAGGCCGCAGAGGTTGCCCGGCAGGCCGATGCTGCTGTGGTCGGCTCAGCAATCGTATCAAAAATTGCCGAAAGTCTTGACGAAAACGGCAAGGCCACCGATAAGACCGCCTCTATGGTCACAGGCCTTGTTCGCGAACTTGCAGACGGGGTACGCAACGCGCGTAAATAA
- the accD gene encoding acetyl-CoA carboxylase, carboxyltransferase subunit beta produces MSWLTEFVRPKIQKLVRRTEVPENLWHKCPSCEQMIFHRDLAKNKHVCQHCGHHMRISAKERLELLFDDGKYQTIELPNVPVDPLKFRDQKKYTDRLKAAQAKATYKDALAVAHGEVGGHATVIAVFDFSFMGGSMGTAVGEGIVAAAELATVQDAALIIVPASGGARMQEGILSLMQMARTTAAIEKVKEKGLPYFVLLTDPTTGGVSASFAMLGDIQIAEPGAQIGFAGRRVIENTIREKLPDDFQTAEYLLDHGMVDMVVPRGELNETIGRLIDMIRRTKPGAAIVPIKDAKKKPAKKAETEGDNAKK; encoded by the coding sequence ATGTCGTGGCTGACAGAATTCGTCCGTCCCAAGATTCAGAAACTTGTTCGCCGCACCGAAGTGCCCGAAAATCTCTGGCATAAGTGCCCGTCTTGCGAACAGATGATCTTCCACCGTGACCTGGCAAAGAACAAACATGTTTGCCAGCATTGCGGCCATCACATGCGCATTTCCGCCAAGGAACGTCTGGAACTCCTGTTCGATGATGGTAAATACCAGACCATCGAACTGCCGAACGTTCCGGTCGATCCGCTGAAATTCCGCGATCAGAAAAAGTACACCGACCGCCTGAAAGCAGCACAGGCCAAAGCAACCTATAAGGATGCACTGGCTGTTGCCCACGGGGAAGTCGGTGGCCATGCAACCGTCATTGCGGTATTCGATTTTTCCTTCATGGGCGGATCGATGGGTACTGCCGTTGGCGAAGGCATTGTTGCGGCTGCCGAACTGGCAACCGTTCAGGATGCGGCCCTCATCATCGTTCCGGCATCGGGCGGTGCACGCATGCAGGAAGGCATCCTTAGCCTGATGCAGATGGCGCGCACCACGGCCGCGATCGAGAAGGTCAAGGAAAAGGGCCTGCCCTATTTCGTCCTTCTGACCGATCCGACCACCGGTGGTGTTTCTGCATCCTTCGCCATGCTGGGTGACATCCAGATTGCCGAGCCAGGCGCACAGATCGGTTTTGCCGGTCGTCGCGTGATCGAAAACACCATTCGTGAAAAGCTTCCCGATGATTTCCAGACAGCAGAATATCTTCTGGATCACGGGATGGTCGATATGGTCGTGCCGCGCGGTGAGTTGAATGAAACCATCGGTCGCCTGATCGATATGATCCGCCGCACCAAGCCGGGTGCCGCGATCGTTCCGATCAAGGATGCAAAAAAGAAACCCGCGAAAAAGGCCGAGACCGAAGGTGACAACGCCAAGAAGTGA
- a CDS encoding bifunctional folylpolyglutamate synthase/dihydrofolate synthase: MTTPRSDAILARLGQLHPKVIDLSLGRITRLLDKLGNPHLNLPPVIHLAGTNGKGSTLAYLRAIYEAAGLRVHTSTSPHLVRFHERIRLAGELISEDILCDLLEEVEAINDGEQITFFEITQAAAFLAYSRVPADVVLLETGLGGRVDASNVIDKPALTVITPISLDHQGFLGDTIAKIAFEKAGIMKPGVPCVLAPQSLEAFDTLARHAGDIGSPLITNFAVTAEREDGFTLRITEEEFDLPLPALPGRHQFINAATAIIAARKAGIPNIAGPDLATISRGITQASWPARLQKLTKGPLCDAMPDKCDLVLDGGHNIAAAEVIADWLSRQSTSETVVIMGMLDNRDPIAFLRPLAPHIASFAGIPIPGDHEVHSAETLRDAAVKAGIANAYACNTLNDALAVLKNSINQPKRVLILGSLYLAGVVLENHT, translated from the coding sequence GTGACAACGCCAAGAAGTGACGCCATTCTTGCGCGTCTGGGCCAGCTTCATCCAAAAGTGATCGACCTTTCATTGGGTCGGATTACCCGCTTGCTCGACAAGCTGGGTAATCCGCACCTCAATCTGCCGCCAGTCATTCATCTGGCCGGAACCAATGGCAAGGGATCAACGCTGGCTTACCTGCGTGCCATCTATGAGGCCGCAGGCCTTCGTGTTCACACTTCGACCTCCCCGCACCTTGTTCGCTTTCACGAACGCATACGTCTGGCCGGTGAACTGATCAGCGAAGACATACTGTGCGACCTTCTTGAAGAAGTCGAAGCAATCAATGATGGCGAACAGATAACCTTCTTTGAAATCACCCAGGCAGCAGCTTTTCTGGCCTATTCACGGGTTCCGGCAGACGTTGTTCTGCTTGAAACCGGTCTTGGCGGGCGGGTTGATGCATCCAACGTGATTGATAAACCGGCTTTGACCGTCATTACACCGATCTCGCTTGATCATCAGGGGTTCCTTGGCGATACGATTGCCAAAATCGCCTTTGAAAAGGCCGGAATCATGAAGCCGGGTGTGCCGTGTGTACTTGCGCCTCAAAGCCTTGAGGCATTTGATACGCTTGCCCGCCACGCTGGCGATATAGGCAGCCCCCTGATCACGAATTTCGCCGTTACCGCCGAGCGCGAGGATGGCTTCACACTTCGTATCACCGAAGAAGAATTTGATCTGCCCTTGCCCGCCTTGCCCGGTCGCCATCAATTCATCAATGCCGCAACCGCCATTATTGCCGCCCGCAAGGCCGGTATTCCGAATATCGCAGGCCCGGATTTGGCAACGATTTCCCGCGGCATTACCCAAGCCAGTTGGCCCGCCCGCCTTCAGAAGCTGACCAAAGGCCCGCTGTGCGATGCCATGCCTGACAAATGCGACCTGGTTCTGGATGGTGGCCACAACATCGCCGCCGCAGAAGTCATCGCAGACTGGCTTTCCCGACAATCCACGAGTGAAACGGTTGTGATTATGGGAATGCTCGACAACAGGGATCCCATCGCATTTCTGCGGCCGCTGGCCCCGCATATCGCATCATTTGCCGGGATTCCGATCCCGGGTGATCATGAAGTCCACAGTGCAGAAACATTGCGTGATGCTGCCGTTAAGGCCGGAATTGCCAATGCTTATGCCTGTAACACGTTGAATGATGCGCTGGCAGTTCTGAAAAACAGCATCAATCAACCCAAAAGGGTTTTGATTTTGGGTTCGCTCTATCTGGCGGGTGTTGTTCTGGAAAATCACACCTGA